The genome window GCACTTCGACGACGTGGCCCTCATGTGCGGCCACACCTACGCCGGCCACCCCATGGCGATGGCCGCCGGCCTCGCCACGGTGAGCACCCTCAAGAAGGAGGGGCTCTTCGAGCGCGCGCGCGAGATCGACCCCTGGTTGAAGGACGGCCTGAACGCCCTCAAGGACAAGCACCGCGTCATCGGTGACGTGCGCGGCGTCGGCGCCTTCTACACCATCGAGTTGGTCAAGGACCGCGACACGAAGGAGCCCCTCGTGCCCTGGTACGGCGGCGACAACGCCCCCATCGGCAAGCTCACGGGCGCCCTGCGTAGCGAGGGCGTCTACGCGTTCGGGCGCTACAACGTCCTGTTGGTCACGCCGCCCCTCACCATCAAGCGCGACGACCTGCAGGTCGGCCTCGACGGGCTCGACCGGGCGCTCAAGGTGCTCGCCTGAGCACCCGCGATCGGCAGAGTTCGCCTCCTCCGAGCGTGCAGGAGGAGAGCCTCAGCCAGCCCGTCACCTCCAGGCTCACGCGCTACGCGCTGTTCCTGGTGGCGACGATCGCAGACGACGAACGGGCGGCCAAGGCCGTCCGTTCGCTCTGTCCTGACCTCGCGGGCCTCGTGCGCGCGGTGGGCTTCCGCAACCTCGACGCGGGCCTCACGTGCATGCTCGGCATCGGCTCCACCGCGTGGGACAGGCTCTTCGGGCAGCCGCGCCCCAAGGAGCTGCACCCCTTCCGCGAGATCGACGGCGTGCACCGCGCCGTCTCCACGCCCGGCGACCTCCTGATCCACATCCGCGGAGAGCGCATGGACGTCTGCTTCGAGCTCGGCATGCAGATCAGCACCAGGCTAGGGGAGGCCGTCACGGTGGTGGACGAGACCCACGGCTTCCGGTACTTCGACGAGCGCGACCTCCTGGGCTTCGTCGACGGGACGGAGAACCCGGTCGGGCGCGCCGCGGACAAGGCCACCATGGTCGGCGTCGAGGACCCGGCGTTCGCCGGCGGCAGCTACGTGATCGTCCAGAAGTACCTGCACGACCTCACCAAGTGGAACGCGCTGCCGGTCGAGCGACAAGAGGCCATCATCGGCCGCAAGAAGCTCTCCGACATCGAGCTGGACGACTCTGTGAAGCCGACGTCCGCCCACAACGCCCTCACGAGCATCTTCGACGGCGACGAGCAGCTCGAGATCGTGCGCGACAACATGCCGTTCGGCGAGGTAGGCAAGGGCGAGTTCGGCACGTACTTCATCGGCTACGCCTGCTCGCCCAGCCGGATCGAGCGCATGCTCGACAACATGTACATCGGCAACCCGCCCGGCAACTACGACCGCCTGCTCGACTTCAGCCGCCCGATGACGGGCAGCCTGTTCTTCCTTCCGACCGCTACGTTCCTGGACGGCGTGTCCTAGGGGAAGCCCCCGAGGCTCGAGAGAGCTCGGGGGCTTGTCTGGTGGCTTCGTCCGGGCTTTCCGGATAGCTGCTGCGGCTCGAGGCTAGCTACGGGGCCCGTGGCCACCTTCGGGTCGAGCCGCAGGCACGCGCCTCACTCAGAACCAGCTGTCGACCAGCTCCTGGTTCTCAGCGATCCACTCCGCGGCCGCCTCGGCCGGCTCCATGCCGCCGCGGACCTTCAGCATGACGTCGCCGACATCGGCTCCCGTCCACCGGAAGGCGCGCAGGAAGTCGATGACCTCTGCGGGGCCGTTGGCGGCGAAGTCGTTGTTGACGGCGGTCTCGACCTGCTCGGCCTCGCCGAACACGCCCTTGGGGTCGGCCAGGTACTTGAGGTCGTACGCGGCCCACATCCAGTGCG of Trueperaceae bacterium contains these proteins:
- a CDS encoding Dyp-type peroxidase yields the protein MQEESLSQPVTSRLTRYALFLVATIADDERAAKAVRSLCPDLAGLVRAVGFRNLDAGLTCMLGIGSTAWDRLFGQPRPKELHPFREIDGVHRAVSTPGDLLIHIRGERMDVCFELGMQISTRLGEAVTVVDETHGFRYFDERDLLGFVDGTENPVGRAADKATMVGVEDPAFAGGSYVIVQKYLHDLTKWNALPVERQEAIIGRKKLSDIELDDSVKPTSAHNALTSIFDGDEQLEIVRDNMPFGEVGKGEFGTYFIGYACSPSRIERMLDNMYIGNPPGNYDRLLDFSRPMTGSLFFLPTATFLDGVS